A stretch of DNA from Triticum dicoccoides isolate Atlit2015 ecotype Zavitan chromosome 2A, WEW_v2.0, whole genome shotgun sequence:
GCAAGGCGATTAAAAATGAACAAGCAAAAAAGTAACCCAAACGCATTAAGATCCCTGGAGCAAACATTGGCCAATGCTATGATTAGAAAAGTTTGGTACCTGATGTCTGCATCTTTTGATTCATCTGCACTGATCCTTGCATGCAAAATCATTGAAGCGTATAAACGGTTTGCTTCAGGTTTGCAATGGAACTCTTTCTTGTTCCCAGGAATCATGAATGGTGATCTCAGGCATGGAGGCAGCTTGATGAGCCTCCTCTCATGTTGAAATGTGACTGGCTCGCCtgaactactactactactataataCTTGCTGCCCGAACATAAATATGTTTCAGTCATACCTTGGGTGTCTTTAATAGGTGTGTGCAAGTTATTTGGTGACAAGCTACTGACGTCTTGCCCACCAATTGATTCTTTTCGCCTTCGCTCTGCTGCTGCACATGCTTCTTCTATAGCATCCCAATCATCATCTTCTATATTAATAACTTCATTCACATCATCTTCATCAAGAAATGGTTGTTTCAAACTCGTATTCACATCATCTTCGTTGCGGATTTGTTGTTCCGAACTCATTGTCCATGCAGATTGACTGCTGGTATTGGTTGCTTCTTTATGACTTGGAATAAGATCATCTAAGATAATCCCAAAGTTGGGTGCTGGACAGTATTCGTCCCATACCCCTTTCAACTTTTGCTTGGGGGGGGNNNNNNNNNNNNNNNNNNNNNNNNNNNNNNNNNNNNNNNNNNNNNNNNNNNNNNNNNNNNNNNNNNNNNNNNNNNNNNNNNNNNNNNNNNNNNNNNNNNNNNNNNNNNNNNNNNNNNNNNNNNNNNNNNNNNNNNNNNNNNNNNNNNNNNNNNNNNNNNNNNNNNNNNNNNNNNNNNNNNNNNNNNNNNNNNNNNNNNNNNNNNNNNNNNNNNNNNNNNNNNNNNNNNNNNNNNNNNNNNNNNNNNNNNNNNNNNNNNNNNNNNNNNNNNNNNNNNNNNNNNNNNNNNNNNNNNNNNNNNNNNNNNNNNNNNNNNNNNNNNNNNNNNNNNNNNNNNNNNNNNNNNNNNNNNNNNNNNTGGAAGGTTGATTTCTTTATTGGTTGGAACAACACATCTTGCTAATATCTCATCTATGTTTAGTGTGTCATTGGAGTGCTCCTGGTGTGTCTCCGGTGGACAGTTTTCCTTATTTGCATCCTTTGTAGGAGGTCTGATGAATTTGGAGCTCATCGCAGGCACCTTGGTATCAACCTTGGGCGACTCTGGTACTGGAACTGGTTGTTTCATGTCGGTGTTTGGATTCCCAACAACTTGCTAGCTCCCTGTAGGTAGCATGAGATTAGTCTTGAGCAAATTTGCGACTGACTTGGATGGTTTGAGATGAGTTGTAGGCTGTCTATCAAGTTGGGGGCTTGTTACATGTAACTTGGCATCCTTGGTGATCATCTCAGGGCAGCTCCCTTGACTAATTGTAGTGAATGGATGTCTAAGAAAAGGTAGTACTGGTACAGGTAGCTTGGCATCAGTCTATGGCAAGTTTTCAAGTGGACTTGCCTGCCTCACTGCATTATTTGTCTGACTCGTGAAATTTGGCAATGTTGCAGCCAGCTTGCTGTCATTGTGCCTCAGCTTGCCAGGGGGCTTGGGATCATTCTGTACAAAGGTTGCATGTGAGCTTGCTTCTCTAAAATCAGTAAATGGTGGGCATGTGTTTTTTGGACAGGCTACAGGCAAATTGAGATCAACTTTGGGCAACTTTGCACAAAAACTTGCTTGCTTGTTAACTCCCATACAAGTTGCCCCAACTTTCAGCTCACTTGCTCCATCTTTCAGCTCACTTGCTCCCTTGGTTTTATCATTCGGTTCCTTCTTAAGCTTTTCATTAGCTAATCCTTGCTTACATGTGGTTCCTAAGGGCCGCACTGTTCCCTTTTCTCTAAAAATTGGAGCGTCAGCAATTGGTGCTTCAGTTGTTCTTCGTACTGCCTTAGCTCCCATACAAGTTGCCCCAACTTTCACCTCACTTGCTCCATCTTTCAGCTTGACTCGGTTAACTTTTTCAGTTTGTTGTTTATGCTTGAGTGATGAAACAAGCTGCCTAGTTTCATGTCTTGGCTCGAATGCTCCAGCTTCAATTGGCGCCAAGTTGAATGATACCCTCTTTTTCTTCCTTGGTGGTAGTGGGGGCATATGCCTTTTtggttcttcttttctttttgctaTCGGGGCATGGAATCCACAAATTTCTTGCATAAGCTCCTCCTGTGTGTGTAGTGGGCATAACTCTTCCATGTTGAAAGTGCATGCCATTTGCATGTTCTCGTCCTCCAGAATGCTTTGGAATATCATGTTGCTATATGAAGCAGGTGTTCGTCCGTCATAAACTTTCGGCAGATCAAGCTTCTCGCCTTCTAGCGGTTTCCATTGCTTGTTGAACTCCATCATAACAATGTCTATAAGAGATATACTTTTTGGGTCATCTGCCCCTTTTGCTTTGCTGCCATGCTCTTGAATGAAGAAGTCTATAGAGCAATCGCCTTCGTTGGTGCTACCTGAACTTGCTGCCGGCTCATCTTCTGCAGAATTACCGCCCGGGGTACCTGCTCCGGTGTTGTGACCTCCACCCCTGTCCTCATCGTCTTCGTCATTCCCTTTCCTATTACCCCCTCTCTTTTCACTTGTTTGGTCATTGTCCTTGTCCCGATCGTCCCGATCATCATCTTCATTCGGTTGTTCTTGATCATCCTTCTCCGTTCCAGCCTTTTCAGATCCCTCCTCACTGTGCACCTCTTCAGTGGGGTGGCTTCCATTACCTCCATCTGAGCTGGTCTCACCGTCCCCCTTCCCCTGATCGTCATCAGCATGTTTTTTATCACCCGCTCCCTGGTCCTCCTCCAGATCATCATCTTCTTCAACTGTATTGGTGTTAGTATTTCCTGtttgtgggtcctcatcatcttcgctGCGACCTGAGTCATCATTGTCCGATTCGGTTTCGCTGTCTTCAGCCGGTTCGTCCTCATCACTCTCGCTATCAGACTCGTATGACTCTTCATCCTTGGTAGAGCTGTGCTCAATCACTTTTGGGATGGATTTCCCCTTCTTACTGCCCCTTTGAGACGTTGCCCACATTGTACAGCGTGCATCTATGCTTGTCGTTGCTTCGCCGTCATCAAGCTTGCCTACTCCAACTACCAGCTTCCCAACAGCATGTGACATTTCAGTGCACATCTCATGAACCATCTCTGTCAGCCTCTTTTGTTTCTACACAAGGCACGAAAACACAAGTAGGTCATTGGAAAAACAATGATGTCACAAaatttgaaatgaaaaaaaagacttTCCTGACAAGATGTATAGTTTGCATACTTACAGTTTTGTTGTAGCTTTGTGGGAGCCTGGCTGCAACAAATTTTGTGATGTGATCCATGCTGCCAAACAAGCTGTCTTTTGCGCATCGGGAAAATTCTGTCTTGAGCTGCAACAGAAGCATGTtttgtaaaaaaacagaaaagtgTCCGCGACTATACGGGGGAGGGGTGTGATAAATGTAGTTGGCTTGATAGAAAACTAACAACACAGAGACAGTTACTGATGATTCTAGCATCGTCTGCCTGATTTTTGAATCACAAAAACTAACTTCACACCCCATATCTCGATATGGCTAGGGAGAAGGATGAATAACAATAAGTTTCCCTTTGGTGCTATAAAAAATAGAAACATAAATTGGggcaacttatgtgtatgtgggGCAGATAACTTGCCTGCCTGGCTATCTCTTTTTGCCTGCTAGAAAAAACACTAAAACAAACAGAAACAAGTGGGAGTTGCTGGTGTTTGTACCATCAATTGCCAGAACTCAAGTTATGGGAGTTGCCATGAAAACATGGAAATTCTAGTGGTTTGTAGGTTGTGAGTACAAAATAAAATAGAAAGTGTCTGTGACTGTATGGGGGAAAGGGTAAAAACAACACCTAAAAAAGGTTTGATTCAGCTAGTTTTCGAATAAATGTAGTTGGTTTGATAGAAAACTAACAACACAGAGACAGTGGCCGGTGTTTCTAGCATCATTTTTCCTGATTTTTTAATCACAAGCTAACATCACACCCATGTGTGGATATGACTAGGAAGAGGGATGAAGAACAGTAAGTTTCCCTTGGTGCTATAAAAAATAGAAACACAAATTGGggcaacttatgtgtatgtgggGCACATAACTTGCCTGTCTGGCAACCTATTTTTGCCTGCTGGAAAAACCCTAAACAACAGAAAACAAGTGGGAGTCGCTAGTGTTTGTACCATCAATTGCCGGAACATAACGTAAATTTGCAAACACTCATAAAAAGGAGACCAAAAAAATAGACACCCCTCCTCTCCTTATCCAATTAACGGCAACTTCATTAGTGTCTATTTGAAAAAGGTTGTTTGTCATGCTATCATGCTATTCCTTTATGTTTAGCAAAGGGGAAAACTTACACGCAACTTTCCATACACGCCTGGCCCTTTCTTGTCTTTCTTCATGACTTTGGTTATGAGATCATCATTCCAAATGGCCGCCCTGGGCAGCATGCTAGGAATTGGCTCATCTACCTCCAATGAATCAAGGTATAGTATCTGCATTGTTTTGGATTAAATAAGCATCAAATTTCATTCCCATAgtgtatttgaattaggaaaaaaaagaATGAACAAACAAAAAATTGTTAAATATTGTATTTGTACTTACTACTAGGTGGAAGACATAGCAGCAAACCGCTTTCTTCTTCTCCCCAAACCCCATGAATGCTAGCCTTAGTTGATCAACAACAAAGTCGCATATCTTCGAGTCTTTGATGACATTTGTGTTCAAGATAGCGGGGAAACACCTTGGCAAAATGCTCAAGCTTGTTGTTGGAGCAAGGAAACAAGAAAAGGCAACTGCCAGCCAAGCACGGAGAAAATCATCATCAGCAGCCCTGTTCATATTTTCAATCATTTTGCACCACGATGTCAGCGTAGGAGAGTTTTTTCCCTCAATATTGTAGATGCTGTTGAATTCCCTTATGACATCGGGATTCATTTCGAAGCAGACTTTCCTCCCTTTGTTTGGCAAGCCCCATATCCTGTGAACACTTTCTGCATCAACTGAGATCTTGCCCCTGTCAGGTATAACTATTTGAGACA
This window harbors:
- the LOC119354982 gene encoding uncharacterized protein LOC119354982, whose translation is MPGDLSQWIMKHYDPEMSQIVIPDRGKISVDAESVHRIWGLPNKGRKVCFEMNPDVIREFNSIYNIEGKNSPTLTSWCKMIENMNRAADDDFLRAWLAVAFSCFLAPTTSLSILPRCFPAILNTNVIKDSKICDFVVDQLRLAFMGFGEKKKAVCCYVFHLVILYLDSLEVDEPIPSMLPRAAIWNDDLITKVMKKDKKGPGVYGKLRLKTEFSRCAKDSLFGSMDHITKFVAARLPQSYNKTKQKRLTEMVHEMCTEMSHAVGKLVVGVGKLDDGEATTSIDARCTMWATSQRGSKKGKSIPKVIEHSSTKDEESYESDSESDEDEPAEDSETESDNDDSGRSEDDEDPQTGNTNTNTVEEDDDLEEDQGAGDKKHADDDQGKGDGETSSDGGNGSHPTEEVHSEEGSEKAGTEKDDQEQPNEDDDRDDRDKDNDQTSEKRGGNRKGNDEDDEDRGGGHNTGAGTPGGNSAEDEPAASSGSTNEGDCSIDFFIQEHGSKAKGADDPKSISLIDIVMMEFNKQWKPLEGEKLDLPKVYDGRTPASYSNMIFQSILEDENMQMACTFNMEELCPLHTQEELMQEICGFHAPIAKRKEEPKRHMPPLPPRKKKRVSFNLAPIEAGAFEPRHETRQLVSSLKHKQQTEKVNRVKLKDGASEVKVGATCMGAKAVRRTTEAPIADAPIFREKGTVRPLGTTCKQGLANEKLKKEPNDKTKGASELKDGASELKVGATCMGVNKQASFCAKLPKVDLNLPVACPKNTCPPFTDFREASSHATFVQNDPKPPGKLRHNDSKLAATLPNFTSQTNNAVRQASPLENLP